The sequence ttcgacgaaccgaggtgatgtctgtatgtgtgtatttgtacaaattttgtagacacacttttcgCAACTaagcacacacagacatcacctcaattcatcaggctaagttgattggtagataatactatgggtctccgagccttctattaacccttaaaggcgcaaggcgatttttttagaaatcgtcggaaatatttttaacgtaaataaccattaaaattattaacgtattttcggtttgttgttttaaaacaacattgcgcatttaagggttaaaagtTTGGACTTGGAGTGATCCtattgcctttacgtatactttgtgtCAGTGTATCGACACAGTGTTGTAGCTGTCCTGGTAGTAAATCATCCCCAGGGCGTTGGACCACATTCACATTCATTCCACTTATAGATCACCTTgtaataatgcacgagaaagacatCGCTATTCCCAGATACATTGAAGTTGGATTTTATTCTGTACCTACACGTCGAAAACTATCAAAGAGCAATTTAATGAGAAACATATTGTCCAAACTACGGTCGTCCATAAGGAGCCGAACGAAATTAGTTATCAGTCATGTCCTAAAAAGTCTTTCTAAtgtatattttttcaacttCTCAGGCCGAAGAAATCATGAATCGATGCGGAATGTTGTTACGAATGGACTATAGCGTGGTCGATATTCACAATACTAACGGAGAACTATCGGCACATTATCCGGTCAAACTACTGATCCCCGAGCAGGAGGTGAAACGGGTCTATCCCTTTGGGCCAAATGTTCCCGGTGCGTATGGCGAATACAACACAGACAACAGCCGCAACCCGAGTGTCGCAAGTACTGGCGGTAGCTCGAATTCCAGAGCTTCGCCTCCAAACCGTGACCAGGTCATTATCGATGGAAAGTTGGATGGCCAACGGTTACGATATATGATAGTTAAGGCGAGATTCGCACGGTGCCGATCCCGTTTTCCATTGCCAGTAATTCTGTACAATGGGAAATATGTTTGTCGTTCAGCGACTTTGTCCGGCGGACCAGAGCTTTACGGTCGCTCGGGATATGAATACTTTGCTTATGCAGCGGAAGCCACCCCACCGGAACCAGAAGGTAAGTTCTACataatttaatatttcaatcaaaataGTATTCATTGCTTCTTTTTAAACCAGACGAAGCGTATGAAGCGCAAGAGGAATCCTCATCAGACGAATCAGAGTCCAAAGATTGGCCCTTATTCGGGCGACTACGCAGGAAAGACATTCGGTTATTGAAGGCTCTTAACGTAGGAACTATAATCGAttttatggtggaaaacaaaAAAGTGAAGTTCTGGGTAAATGTTACCTCATCGGAGAAAGTGGACAAAGAGAATCGGTATAACTTTTTCAAAATACTTGCATTGCCTTATCCTGGTTGCGAGTTCTTCCGGGAGTATCGCGACAACGACTATCACGGTGAGGGGCTGATATTCGACTGGAACCAATCGTACGTGGATGCGGGAATACGGGTTCCGGAGGACTCCGTCACTACTCAGTTAAATATCGACTGGTCCAACTACAAACAGTGGGACCTGGTGAAGATAACTCAAAACTACCTCCGCTTGTGTCTCAAGTATCTGCAGGAGAACAGCACGGGGATTCTGGTTCACTGTATTAGCGGCTGGGATCGCACACCGCTGTTCGTTTCGCTGCTTAGAATTTCGCTCTGGGCGGATGGTGAAATTCATCAGTCGTTGGATGCGGCACAGATGCTCTACTTTACGATCGCTTACGATTGGTTTCTGTTCGGTCACAATCTGCCCGATCGGTTGAGCAAGGGCGAGGTCATATTCTACTTCTGTTTCTACATACTCAAATATATCACCGACGAAGAATACAGTGTCTTAACTCACAGGTGAGTTTGAATGATCAACTAATTGATTCATTCAGGTGTCCATGACCGGTCCTAGTGAACATTCTCTATATGGAGAGTGTTGCTTAGCTACACACTAATCTATGAAGATGCACACTAGTTATAACTACAATTACTATAACACTTTTCGTTTGCAAATTTGTGTTTTAGATACCGAAGCCAGCACAGCAGCGGCAGCAGTAGCATAGACGTGATTCGGACAGACAGCGACAGCATCCTCGATGGATTGTTGCTGGATGGGGAAAGTCGGGGTTCCAGTCTCTCATTGAACTCGGTTTCCAGTTTTACAAGTGGGAGAAGCTCTTCAATGCATGATACACAAACATGCATTGGATTGACCAGCGATGGGGCAAGCAATAGTATAGCAATAGCA comes from Armigeres subalbatus isolate Guangzhou_Male chromosome 2, GZ_Asu_2, whole genome shotgun sequence and encodes:
- the LOC134212483 gene encoding myotubularin-related protein 14-like encodes the protein MSEILQQDIQQLLEFFSKNMYRAKDCDAEEIMNRCGMLLRMDYSVVDIHNTNGELSAHYPVKLLIPEQEVKRVYPFGPNVPGAYGEYNTDNSRNPSVASTGGSSNSRASPPNRDQVIIDGKLDGQRLRYMIVKARFARCRSRFPLPVILYNGKYVCRSATLSGGPELYGRSGYEYFAYAAEATPPEPEDEAYEAQEESSSDESESKDWPLFGRLRRKDIRLLKALNVGTIIDFMVENKKVKFWVNVTSSEKVDKENRYNFFKILALPYPGCEFFREYRDNDYHGEGLIFDWNQSYVDAGIRVPEDSVTTQLNIDWSNYKQWDLVKITQNYLRLCLKYLQENSTGILVHCISGWDRTPLFVSLLRISLWADGEIHQSLDAAQMLYFTIAYDWFLFGHNLPDRLSKGEVIFYFCFYILKYITDEEYSVLTHRYRSQHSSGSSSIDVIRTDSDSILDGLLLDGESRGSSLSLNSVSSFTSGRSSSMHDTQTCIGLTSDGASNSIAIANRMGLGKNGGAQGCNGDDSVNSFNGNNGFTAHSHDSSSSIGCISQDSSNHNNQWSPPPPRRTSPVTVPSENRLRQRQESSSSLSVGSWQMITGTGSLRSAESVNEMHTHVQRNPGHNCPNHPHHQHHYHHPHQHPQHYQSSNNGQSGSSHSSLFHLSGGGNIPGPSSSNASTPNANQHHPSQVTSCCSTINGEYYPNQLDLYAIRRERLTQLRTLFYNCYYSTIAFKFNSGPDSALGSLLGNFAEKVGLASRPSV